In one Brevibacillus choshinensis genomic region, the following are encoded:
- a CDS encoding nitric oxide synthase oxygenase: MERHDRLEAAERFIHTCYGELEKTPQEIESRLMEVRKSIAEHGTYEHTSEELRHGAKMAWRNSNRCIGRFFWETLHVFDAREVETEEQMAKALFRHIEYASNGGKIRPTITVFAPNEEGNPKLRIWNHQLIRYAGYETEYGVLGDPASFELTKLCESLGWKGEGTHFDILPLVVQVGERIPQFFEIPRELVIEVPIVHPDNADFADLHLKWYGVPIVSDMRMEIGGIDYLSAPFNGWYMGTEIGARNFADQQRYNMLPRVAQLMGLDTSREATLWKDKALVELNVAVLHSFKEKGVSIVDHHTASQQFQRFEEREKKKDRAVTGDWTWLIPPISPAATHIFHSSYDNRMESPNFHYQERPNYLHK, translated from the coding sequence ATGGAACGTCATGATAGGTTGGAAGCCGCTGAGCGGTTCATCCACACGTGCTACGGCGAGCTGGAGAAAACACCGCAAGAGATCGAGTCACGATTGATGGAAGTACGCAAGTCGATTGCTGAGCACGGCACCTACGAGCATACATCGGAGGAGCTGCGGCATGGGGCGAAGATGGCATGGCGCAACAGCAATCGTTGTATTGGTCGATTTTTTTGGGAAACGTTGCATGTTTTTGACGCGCGAGAGGTAGAGACAGAGGAACAGATGGCCAAGGCATTGTTTCGCCACATCGAGTACGCCTCCAACGGGGGAAAGATACGTCCTACGATTACGGTTTTTGCACCAAATGAAGAAGGAAATCCGAAGCTTCGCATCTGGAATCACCAGTTAATCCGCTACGCAGGCTATGAAACGGAATACGGTGTCTTGGGTGATCCAGCTTCGTTTGAACTGACCAAGCTGTGCGAGAGCCTGGGCTGGAAGGGGGAAGGGACTCACTTTGATATTCTTCCGCTGGTCGTGCAGGTCGGGGAACGTATACCTCAATTTTTTGAGATTCCCCGCGAGCTGGTGATCGAAGTCCCGATCGTTCATCCGGATAATGCTGATTTTGCCGATCTGCATCTGAAGTGGTACGGGGTCCCGATCGTCTCTGACATGCGTATGGAAATCGGGGGCATCGATTATTTGTCGGCTCCTTTCAATGGATGGTACATGGGAACGGAAATTGGCGCGAGGAATTTCGCTGATCAACAACGCTATAACATGCTTCCGAGAGTGGCACAGCTCATGGGACTAGACACGAGTCGGGAAGCGACGCTCTGGAAAGACAAAGCGCTGGTAGAATTGAATGTGGCCGTGCTGCATTCATTCAAGGAAAAGGGTGTTTCCATCGTTGATCACCATACCGCTAGCCAGCAATTCCAGCGCTTTGAGGAAAGGGAAAAGAAAAAGGATCGGGCAGTCACAGGTGATTGGACGTGGCTGATCCCACCGATTTCTCCAGCTGCGACGCATATTTTCCACAGCTCTTATGATAACCGGATGGAATCGCCGAACTTTCATTATCAGGAGAGGCCAAATTACCTCCACAAATAA
- a CDS encoding response regulator transcription factor yields the protein MKLLIIEDDRHLSDTIRETTQSMFETTQAFDGEEGLFLAAQNIFDVIILDIMLPHLNGYEVLEQLRKQHVTTPVIMLTAKDGIDDKIHGFKKGADDYLVKPFHREELLLRLEALIRRSVGDFTEQTIRFKDLQMNTKNYQVSIGDDVLKLSGKQYDLLEYLLNNRNTILTKEQIFDRIWGFDSDTSTSVVEVYASNLRKNLKKYGYDKYIKTFRGLGYMLTEAGDGDE from the coding sequence ATGAAGCTGTTAATTATAGAAGATGACCGCCATCTTTCCGATACGATCCGGGAAACGACGCAGTCTATGTTTGAAACGACCCAGGCCTTTGATGGTGAGGAAGGCTTGTTTTTAGCTGCACAAAATATCTTCGATGTCATTATCTTGGATATCATGCTGCCTCACCTAAACGGGTACGAGGTACTCGAGCAGCTCCGCAAGCAACACGTGACTACTCCTGTCATCATGCTTACCGCAAAGGACGGAATCGATGACAAGATTCATGGCTTCAAAAAAGGAGCCGACGATTATTTGGTCAAGCCTTTTCATCGGGAAGAGCTCCTCTTGCGTCTGGAGGCCCTCATCCGCCGCAGCGTCGGAGATTTTACCGAGCAGACGATTCGCTTTAAGGACCTGCAAATGAATACAAAGAATTATCAGGTCAGCATTGGCGATGACGTTCTCAAATTGAGCGGCAAACAGTATGACCTGCTGGAGTATCTACTCAACAATCGCAATACCATTCTGACCAAAGAACAGATTTTTGACCGGATCTGGGGCTTTGATTCCGATACGTCCACATCGGTGGTCGAGGTGTATGCGAGCAATCTCCGAAAAAATTTAAAAAAGTACGGCTACGATAAATACATCAAGACATTCCGTGGTCTCGGATACATGCTGACCGAAGCAGGTGACGGTGATGAGTGA
- a CDS encoding sensor histidine kinase, whose product MSENNIISRQQMTFVIYNFIAFTLIFSIFGLIIFSQMKLTLYSKTDVDLFTFKRNIEQQGLPPLQQKRAFGPPENRQPGPGPMPFMPNPRITILTWNQSGEIINSEGNTGYYDDLFTDLALTKSDLPSTIMIDGQYHFRTLTLPDPNPQDEIATIQLLVNVDGEQNVIHNFQTLLILCSILFILLSLAASFILSRKTMKPIIRSWNKQVEFVENASHELRTPLTIIQNKVELLLTTPYEKIMDKFEHIALILSETRRLSKLTTDLLTLARADSSETQLIKQPIEVDPFVQQVCEPYIELADSQSKHLWVETQSDATMQADKSRIHQLMVILLDNAIKYTGKNDSILVKTVSDDHSVTLEISDTGIGISEEGLQQIFDRFYREDKARSREKGGAGLGLSIAQWIVTSHHGTIKALHNQPKGTIIRIKLPI is encoded by the coding sequence ATGAGTGAAAACAATATCATCAGCAGACAGCAAATGACCTTTGTGATATACAACTTTATTGCCTTTACCCTGATCTTCTCCATCTTTGGATTGATCATTTTCAGTCAAATGAAGCTGACTCTCTACTCCAAAACAGACGTCGATCTGTTCACTTTTAAAAGAAACATCGAGCAACAAGGGCTGCCACCTCTGCAACAAAAGCGTGCCTTTGGTCCACCAGAAAACAGACAGCCGGGCCCTGGCCCTATGCCATTCATGCCAAACCCACGGATCACGATCCTGACCTGGAACCAAAGCGGCGAAATCATCAACTCGGAAGGTAACACCGGGTATTACGACGATCTCTTTACTGATCTCGCGCTGACCAAGTCCGATCTACCCTCCACCATCATGATTGACGGTCAGTACCATTTCCGAACGCTGACGCTGCCCGATCCAAATCCGCAAGACGAGATCGCGACGATCCAGCTATTGGTCAACGTAGATGGCGAGCAGAACGTCATTCACAATTTTCAGACCCTGCTCATCCTCTGCTCCATCCTGTTCATTCTGTTGTCACTGGCAGCGAGCTTTATTCTGTCACGCAAAACGATGAAACCGATCATTCGCTCATGGAACAAGCAGGTCGAGTTTGTGGAAAATGCTTCGCACGAGCTGCGGACGCCTCTGACCATCATCCAGAACAAGGTAGAGCTATTGCTCACGACACCTTATGAGAAAATCATGGACAAGTTCGAGCATATCGCCCTGATCCTATCTGAGACCCGCCGCTTGTCCAAGCTGACGACCGACCTGCTGACTTTGGCGCGAGCAGACTCCAGCGAGACGCAGCTGATCAAGCAGCCTATAGAAGTGGATCCCTTTGTACAGCAAGTGTGCGAACCGTACATCGAATTGGCAGACTCGCAGTCCAAGCATTTGTGGGTCGAGACACAGTCAGATGCAACCATGCAAGCAGATAAAAGCAGAATTCATCAGCTAATGGTAATTCTCTTAGACAACGCGATCAAGTATACGGGGAAAAACGATAGCATCCTCGTCAAAACCGTTTCTGACGACCACTCGGTGACATTGGAAATCAGCGACACAGGAATCGGGATCAGTGAGGAAGGTTTACAGCAGATTTTCGACCGCTTTTATCGGGAGGACAAAGCACGCTCGCGGGAAAAAGGAGGGGCTGGACTAGGACTCTCCATCGCTCAGTGGATCGTGACCAGTCATCACGGGACGATCAAGGCTCTTCATAACCAGCCCAAAGGCACCATCATCCGAATCAAACTGCCGATCTAG
- a CDS encoding polyphosphate polymerase domain-containing protein: MQKTAPPAFKGRVELKHEITKMDCFLLRHNLQHIMKPDPHANENGKYLIRSVYFDNLDDKILTQKKEGYYRRDKYRVRLYDYKTDFLHLEKKSKVDNLCQKTKCRMTAEEYERMRHGDIEWMQDDPRDLIRELYIQMTLFQLKPITIVDYEREVFIYEYGNVRVTFDSAIKTSFRNNDLLNPDVIMIDTLEPNMVVLEVKYDEYLPDIIRKMLQVTDRRKSAFSKYQISRMFG, encoded by the coding sequence ATGCAAAAAACAGCCCCACCAGCCTTTAAGGGCCGCGTAGAGCTCAAGCACGAGATTACCAAGATGGATTGCTTCCTTCTTCGACATAATCTACAGCACATCATGAAGCCGGATCCCCATGCGAATGAGAACGGCAAATATTTAATTCGTAGCGTTTACTTTGACAATCTCGATGACAAGATTCTCACACAAAAAAAAGAGGGCTATTACCGACGAGATAAATACCGGGTACGCCTCTACGATTACAAGACAGACTTCCTTCATTTAGAGAAGAAATCAAAGGTCGACAACCTGTGTCAGAAAACGAAATGCAGAATGACGGCAGAGGAATATGAGCGCATGCGGCATGGGGATATCGAATGGATGCAGGACGATCCCCGCGACCTCATCCGGGAATTGTACATCCAAATGACGCTGTTTCAGCTAAAGCCTATCACCATCGTCGATTACGAACGCGAGGTCTTTATCTACGAATATGGAAATGTGCGCGTGACTTTTGACAGTGCGATCAAGACCAGCTTCCGCAATAATGACCTGCTCAATCCTGACGTGATCATGATCGATACGTTGGAGCCAAATATGGTCGTACTCGAAGTCAAATACGATGAGTACCTGCCGGATATCATCCGCAAAATGCTGCAGGTGACGGACCGCAGAAAAAGTGCTTTCTCCAAGTATCAAATCAGCAGAATGTTTGGATAA
- a CDS encoding DUF4956 domain-containing protein, with product MNTNTINFSDIFKSSFLENTTSFSVVDSLISLAAAFAVGLFIYVVYKKTFAGVMYSHTFSISLIVMTMATALIIMGVSSNVLLSLGMVGALSIVRFRTPIKDPMDIVYIFWAIASGILCGAGFVPLVIIGAILIGLVLLFFINRLTVENPFLLIVRYNDPAIENSLEHIVSAQSIKHSVKSKSVTPGNDMEMIYEIRVKKNDTGFVNKITSMEGVQSAMMLSYDGNFTA from the coding sequence ATGAACACCAATACGATCAACTTTAGCGATATTTTCAAGTCGAGCTTTCTCGAAAACACGACCAGCTTTTCCGTGGTCGACTCCCTGATCTCTCTCGCGGCTGCCTTTGCCGTCGGACTATTCATTTACGTCGTGTACAAGAAAACATTTGCCGGTGTGATGTACTCCCATACCTTTAGCATCTCTCTGATCGTCATGACGATGGCTACCGCCCTCATTATTATGGGTGTCTCGTCCAACGTTCTGTTATCACTCGGGATGGTTGGTGCCCTGTCGATCGTTCGTTTCCGTACGCCGATTAAGGACCCGATGGATATCGTCTACATCTTCTGGGCCATTGCTTCTGGTATTTTGTGCGGTGCAGGCTTCGTTCCACTGGTCATCATCGGTGCGATCCTGATCGGTTTGGTTCTGCTGTTCTTCATCAATCGTCTGACGGTCGAAAATCCGTTTTTGCTGATTGTGCGCTACAACGATCCAGCCATTGAAAATTCGCTGGAACACATTGTTTCTGCTCAGTCGATCAAGCACTCCGTAAAATCCAAATCTGTGACTCCCGGCAATGACATGGAAATGATCTACGAGATTCGCGTAAAGAAAAACGATACGGGGTTCGTCAATAAAATCACGAGCATGGAAGGCGTGCAGTCAGCCATGATGCTCAGCTACGACGGTAATTTTACAGCGTAG
- a CDS encoding CotH kinase family protein: MKNKYIVASVAFLLVIFIVVMGVFPKLGVTIREQGQSYVTDVFDQSKVTTVDITIDEADLTKMLENPLEEKMYSADVVVNGEKVENVGLRTKGNLTLRSVAQMEDSDRYSWKIDFDKYVDEQNLHGLKKLSLNNNYSDPSQMREYLSYSLMQKMGIPTPAFSYMYVTINGKEWGLYLGVEAIEETFLERNYENARGDLYKPEGTGSDLKWISDDIDDYTGMNLKTNQDTKDQSELIEMLDAINHGGDIEKYVDVDEMLRYFAVNTAVVNLDHYQGNLKHNYYLYEENGIFSILPWDYNMSFGGFGVGGMGGGGGGPGGGMGDMAANFLSEANINFSITRPVSGTSLEDRPLLNALLSVDEYREKFNGYLKEIATNYFTEDYMGTMMADISTLIAPYVEKDPTKFYTTEQFKESVSGEKSLVQFAVKRAASIQAQLSGELVVEANTSSNMGGPGGGGNPGEPPQMGDEQNQGNMQPPQMGNGQNRGERPPMGGGGPNGRSTASQGYSMNTIMEISSFIVILLVGIVYAFFYKRRRS, encoded by the coding sequence ATGAAAAATAAATACATCGTGGCATCCGTCGCGTTTTTGCTGGTCATTTTCATCGTCGTCATGGGTGTATTCCCCAAGCTGGGGGTCACCATCCGGGAGCAGGGACAATCGTATGTGACGGATGTGTTCGACCAAAGTAAAGTGACAACGGTTGATATCACGATCGATGAAGCGGATTTGACCAAGATGCTGGAAAATCCACTCGAAGAAAAGATGTACTCCGCCGATGTGGTCGTGAATGGGGAGAAGGTAGAAAATGTAGGTCTTCGGACAAAAGGAAACCTGACCTTGCGTTCCGTAGCGCAAATGGAGGATTCCGATCGCTACAGCTGGAAGATCGACTTCGATAAGTATGTGGACGAACAAAATTTGCATGGCCTAAAGAAACTCAGTCTCAACAACAATTATTCCGATCCATCACAAATGAGGGAGTATTTGTCCTATTCGTTGATGCAGAAGATGGGGATTCCGACTCCTGCGTTCTCCTACATGTACGTCACCATAAATGGCAAAGAATGGGGGCTGTATCTCGGTGTAGAAGCAATCGAAGAGACATTTTTGGAAAGGAATTATGAAAATGCCCGGGGAGATTTGTACAAGCCGGAAGGAACCGGGAGTGATTTAAAGTGGATCAGTGATGACATCGACGATTATACCGGGATGAATTTGAAAACGAACCAGGATACCAAAGACCAGTCCGAGCTGATCGAAATGCTCGACGCCATCAATCACGGCGGTGACATCGAAAAATACGTCGATGTCGATGAAATGCTCCGGTACTTTGCAGTGAATACCGCTGTGGTCAACCTAGACCATTATCAAGGAAATCTGAAGCACAACTACTATTTGTACGAGGAAAACGGCATCTTCTCTATTTTGCCTTGGGATTACAACATGTCCTTTGGTGGGTTCGGCGTAGGAGGCATGGGTGGTGGTGGAGGTGGCCCCGGCGGTGGCATGGGAGACATGGCAGCCAATTTCCTGAGCGAGGCAAATATCAACTTTAGTATCACCAGACCCGTCTCTGGCACCAGCCTGGAAGATCGCCCACTGTTGAATGCTCTACTCTCTGTGGATGAATACCGGGAGAAATTTAACGGCTACCTGAAAGAAATTGCCACCAACTACTTCACAGAAGATTACATGGGAACGATGATGGCTGACATTTCAACCTTGATTGCTCCCTACGTGGAAAAAGATCCAACCAAGTTCTATACGACGGAGCAGTTTAAAGAAAGTGTGTCAGGCGAAAAGAGTCTCGTACAATTCGCAGTAAAACGTGCCGCTTCCATTCAGGCTCAGTTGTCTGGAGAACTGGTTGTCGAAGCCAATACCTCCAGCAATATGGGTGGGCCAGGCGGTGGCGGCAACCCTGGGGAGCCCCCGCAAATGGGCGATGAGCAAAACCAAGGAAATATGCAGCCTCCTCAGATGGGCAATGGACAAAACCGTGGCGAGCGCCCTCCTATGGGTGGTGGCGGACCAAATGGCAGATCTACAGCCAGCCAAGGGTATTCTATGAATACTATCATGGAAATATCGAGCTTCATCGTTATCCTCTTGGTAGGTATCGTCTATGCCTTTTTCTATAAACGAAGAAGGTCGTAG
- a CDS encoding ABC transporter permease yields MSEQRQIITNRVAFLETKIPSYAAVLGIACLLVLWEIICRLEIVPPLFLPAPTAILTAAWDMIASGELYKDLVASLYRIGVGYAIGAALGVLVGLILGFSRWTDAIMTPIVYSIYPIPKIALLPLIILWMGIGEMPKVAIIALGVFFPVVINTFSGVKNVDPMLIKAAVTFGSNHLNVIRKVILPGSLPMIFAGLKLSAGTSLLLLVSAEMVAAQEGIGAMVLHYGNLMITTKLMVGVLILSLLGLTFNRVLQWLERKLIPWK; encoded by the coding sequence ATGTCTGAACAACGACAAATCATTACGAACCGTGTAGCCTTTTTGGAAACGAAAATCCCTAGCTACGCAGCGGTCTTGGGGATAGCTTGTCTGCTCGTACTCTGGGAGATTATCTGTCGCCTGGAAATCGTTCCACCGTTGTTTTTGCCTGCACCTACCGCGATCCTGACAGCGGCTTGGGATATGATCGCGAGCGGCGAGTTGTACAAAGATCTGGTGGCGAGTCTGTATCGGATCGGAGTCGGGTATGCGATCGGGGCAGCTCTGGGTGTTCTCGTGGGATTGATCCTCGGGTTTTCCCGTTGGACCGACGCGATTATGACGCCGATCGTCTATTCCATTTATCCGATTCCGAAGATCGCCCTGCTACCCCTGATCATCCTGTGGATGGGGATTGGCGAAATGCCAAAGGTAGCGATTATTGCCCTGGGTGTTTTCTTCCCGGTCGTGATCAACACTTTCTCCGGCGTGAAGAACGTCGATCCGATGCTGATCAAGGCAGCCGTGACGTTTGGCTCCAATCATCTGAACGTCATTCGCAAGGTGATTCTGCCAGGCTCGTTGCCGATGATTTTTGCCGGCTTGAAGCTGTCGGCGGGGACCTCTCTGCTTTTGCTGGTGTCTGCCGAGATGGTGGCGGCGCAGGAAGGGATCGGTGCGATGGTTCTGCACTACGGGAACCTGATGATTACGACCAAGCTCATGGTAGGCGTATTGATTCTCTCCCTGCTCGGGCTGACGTTCAACCGAGTCTTGCAGTGGCTCGAGCGCAAACTGATTCCGTGGAAATAA
- a CDS encoding ABC transporter ATP-binding protein: MRIVVENVDKTFVDSKKREVTALQNINFSIEKEEFVVLVGPSGCGKSTLLNIVGGLMSPTNGTVYFEGTNGKKPSLGIVFQEIALFPWRSVYENVIFGLEESGASKQEQQEKGKHYIEMVGLSGFESAYPKQLSGGMRQRAGIARALAIEPDLLLMDEPFSALDAQTRTIMQEELLTIWNRTKLSTLYVTHNIQEAVYLADRVIVLSRHPGQIKSIIQIDMPKIGRDQEQYRAQFEQYVDQIWQLIRHDAQEASREG; the protein is encoded by the coding sequence GCAGAACATCAACTTTTCGATTGAAAAGGAAGAGTTTGTTGTATTGGTAGGGCCCAGTGGCTGTGGTAAGTCCACCTTGCTAAACATCGTGGGTGGACTGATGTCGCCAACAAACGGAACGGTCTACTTCGAAGGTACGAACGGCAAGAAACCGAGCCTGGGAATCGTTTTTCAGGAAATCGCCCTATTCCCGTGGCGAAGTGTGTATGAGAATGTGATCTTCGGGCTGGAGGAGAGCGGTGCCAGCAAGCAGGAACAGCAGGAAAAAGGGAAGCATTACATCGAGATGGTAGGATTAAGTGGCTTTGAGAGCGCCTATCCAAAGCAGCTGTCCGGTGGGATGAGACAGCGTGCAGGTATCGCCCGTGCGCTGGCGATTGAGCCTGATCTGCTGCTGATGGACGAGCCTTTTTCAGCGCTGGATGCGCAGACCCGCACCATCATGCAGGAAGAGCTGCTGACGATCTGGAATCGCACCAAGCTGAGCACGCTCTATGTGACGCACAACATTCAGGAAGCCGTTTATTTGGCGGATCGGGTGATTGTCTTGTCGAGACATCCGGGTCAGATCAAGAGCATCATTCAGATTGACATGCCGAAAATTGGGCGGGATCAAGAGCAGTACCGTGCCCAATTTGAACAGTATGTCGACCAGATCTGGCAGCTCATTCGCCACGATGCCCAAGAAGCATCGAGGGAGGGGTAA